The DNA sequence TCAATGCCTTTTACTGCGGCTGTATGTATTGACATTGAAAAAATCAAAGACATGATGAGCACAGCGTAAACTGTTCTGATGTAGTATCTCAAGTGAATCCCCCCATGGAAATTCTAAAACCATTTTATATAACTTAGAAGCACATCACAAGTATATATGATTTCCATAAGAGTAATATATTAGATGCGGTTAATGAGCAGGCACTGTATCATTATTCTCACATGATTATCACATGGCGGCACAGGTGAAAGTTTATAACTCATTTCTACCAGGGGATAAACTGCGGATTCAAAGATGTATTTAAAAATACAGGAGTATGCTATAAAATGACAGGTCTAATCATGTACCCTAACCTCATAAAATAATATACGGGAGGTGCTTTTTCATGGATGATAAAAAAGTAAATGGAGAGCATGACATATCACTGGAAGGAAGAAAAAAGGTGACTGTTACTGGAGTTGAGGACGTTCAGGGCTTCAGTGATGATAATATAACCCTTTCGACTACCCTTGGTACGCTGTTAATTAAAGGTAAAAATATGCATATCACCAGATACAGTTTAGAGGACGGAAAATTAATGATTGACGGTGAGATAGACAGCATAGCTTATACACAGAGCCAGAGACCAAAAGAAAAAGAAGGCGGAATGATAAAGCGGATATTTAAATAAGCTACAAATCAAGTAGCCTATTTTTGTGTATAGGGGTGTGCATATGGACATAAATGCAGAGGTCTATGCATTTCTTACTATGGTGTATTGTGGGATAGTTATGGGTATTTTATTTAGTGTATACTGTGAGAAAAGGCGACTGTTCAAAAGAGGGCCAATTATGGGTCCTATTGAAGACATATTGTTTTGGATAGTACAGGCAGGTGTTCTTTTTTTATTTTTGTACTGGAGCAACTACGGTGAAATCCGGATGTTTTCAATGCTTGGAGCTGCAGTTGGCTTTACTGTATATTATCATACATTGAGATGGTTAGTGGTAAGAATACTTGACTTTGCATTTACGACAATAATCAAAGCCTTCAGTTTTATCTCGGCAACGTTGAGAAGAGTACGGCATACAATAAAAGGGG is a window from the Calorimonas adulescens genome containing:
- the yabP gene encoding sporulation protein YabP, with the protein product MDDKKVNGEHDISLEGRKKVTVTGVEDVQGFSDDNITLSTTLGTLLIKGKNMHITRYSLEDGKLMIDGEIDSIAYTQSQRPKEKEGGMIKRIFK
- the yabQ gene encoding spore cortex biosynthesis protein YabQ: MDINAEVYAFLTMVYCGIVMGILFSVYCEKRRLFKRGPIMGPIEDILFWIVQAGVLFLFLYWSNYGEIRMFSMLGAAVGFTVYYHTLRWLVVRILDFAFTTIIKAFSFISATLRRVRHTIKGAAKKITSIKFFCKNKRN